Below is a genomic region from Osmerus mordax isolate fOsmMor3 chromosome 22, fOsmMor3.pri, whole genome shotgun sequence.
TGAGTTGGATTTGGTGATGGTCTATGGAAGCCTGGGTTATGGATACTCCCATCAGGTTAGAGCAACTGAGATTCAGTTATTTAAATGACCGAAAGAGAATACGGGTGATTTATATTGAGAGACGTTTTTCTACTTTGTACACTTGTAGTTGATTCACCCAAAGAAGAACTTGGAGGGGGTTGTGGAGCGGTCCATCTTTCTACGCTGTCTTCCTCCAGACCATCGCAAAGATTCCCACTTGTGAGAAACTCGCTCAAACAGATTGTCCCTCGTTCTCATTTAGAGACCTTACCTGGCACACTTACAAGACATCTTTCTGAAATTGACTCTTTGTTGCCTCTGCTCGACTGATCCCTCATTGCTACGTCGGCACGCCAAAACGCGTTCCCTCCGCTTTCTCTGCCCGCAGTAATGTGATCACCCCGATACCAGTGCCATACACTGACTTCGTAGGAGCCTTGTTGAAAAGAGACGCCACTGGTTTTACAAAGACGTCCATCAGCCTGCCTGGAGTCCCTCCCATCGTCATGGAGATGCTGGAGAAAAGGGGCAGGTGAGTCACTTCTGCAGTGTCGAGGTGTCATTTTAATGGTTCGTGTTTGAAGAGGCAGTAATGGGGACTTAAGAGAAACAAAGTCGTTCTCTCTCTATCAgcatgtgcgtgtgagtgtctcGAACCACAGCTAGAGTAAATCGGTCTTCCACGCGTCGCCAAAAATCTCCCTAGGATTCTACAGCTGCAGGAAGCTATGGAGGCCTGTCAGTCATCGGAGGAGGAAGTCAAGTTCCTGGAAAAGCTGGTGATGAGGAAAGGACCTCGATCCGAAACCACCTGGAGGATGAACAAGACAGGCAAAGTAAAAAAGGGGGGGGTGcatttatgtttgtgtttgtctgcatgctGCGGGTGAAAGGGTCTTAATACTGGATGTGCTTCTCCCCCCAGGGTCTCTCCAAATGGAAGACAGCATCCCCCATGATCTCTAACGTGATGAGTTTTGCTCACTCTGCCAAAAAGGACATGCCTGACGGTGGGCCTTATATTCTTATTTAAATATATCTTATTCTTAACTCGTCAAATCGAGGCTTTAAAATTGCCACTACAGAAAATTAAATACATTTCTGTGGCTCCACCCCACTGGTTGGGAGTGTCTACCATCCACCAAGGCAGTAATGATATTAATATCATTTTCAGATCAAATCCCCATGACAGCTCCAACTCTGATGAAGAGTGTCCCTGTTTCACAGGCAAGCTGCTGAAATGCAAAGGCTCATTAAACCATGACGATACGACCATGTGGATGATACATATTTAACTCACTGGTATATATCCCAGCAGGATGCATCCGTatcctgggaggatgagagacaggacTCTCCACCAGGAGCCATGATGGAAGAAACGATAGAGAAGCCCCCTTTTCCCCCAATAGTGACCCCTCCCAGTGTGAGCCCTCCCAGTGTGACCCCTCCCAGTGTGACCCCTAAACCAGCTCTCCAAAGTGCCATGGCTCGTTCACCCCGACCCCCAGACCCTCCCCAGTCCACAACTCCCCACGGACAAGCGACCAGTGCCCCGCCTGAGAAGCCCGTTGCCGTCCGAGCTCCTACCGACGAGACCCACAGCCCCGCCGTGGTGACCTTCCTCCCtacccaccccacctctctgtaCGATCTCACTGCcgtggaagaggaagaggaggaggagtttgtGAAGCAGAGGGAGGTGATGGCTCCAGTGTCGGCTCTCATCCATGCACCCACACAGAAGCATGTGAAGGAGGAAAGCGAGCCCCAGTTTGACCCTGCAGAGTCCAGGCAGGAGAGCCCTGCTGGGAGGCCGAGCGATGGAGATCTCTGGAACCAGACAGATGCTGTTGGCACGAGCAGCACTCGGAAAGCCGGAGGTAAATGGAAAGAGGTGAGACGGCTCGCCTTGGTGAAGTCCGCCGAGAGAAAGGACCATCCTCACTGCAGAGAGGTCCTTCagccgagagagagggaggtggcccCTCCACTGCTGCTGGGAGCTTGGACTGACAACCCCTCCACTGAGCCCAGCCCCATGGGGAGACCAGACAGGGGTCTCCCAGCTGCCCTGCGGCTCGGCTCCACCCTTCACCAGCTGCTTTCACCCCCCATCACGCTGGTCTCGCCCCCAACCACCCCACCTTCCAACCCCTGGAGCAGCAGCTTCCAGAGCAGCCGTCAACTCCCCCCCCTATCTCTTGGTGCTTCAGCTATATCTCCTGATATCAAGACCCAGACCTTGGCGCCCTCTCCCTGGATAGATGGAACCAACCACCCATTTCTGCAATTGGGGGAGAGCAGCAGTGGGCTTGGCAGCAGCAGGACTGACAGGCTGGGCCCTAGGCTTGGGACATCAAGCACCAGTAATGAGtatccatctctcttctcctggcTGGGCACCGATAATACGACAGGCACTGCTAGTTCGAGACCGTGGTCCCTTCGCCCTGAGGCTAATATTCCATCTCTACACAGCAGGTTGGCGTTCTCTCCACTCGATCCCATCTCTATCCCACCCGCCAGTCCCTCTAGGCGAGCCACCACCTCCCATGGACGAACAAAAGCTTACAAGGCAGGCAAAGAGCGGCCCAAGACTGTTGATTCCCCCCATAGGTCATCCCCCTACCAAAGACCCATCCAAGACAAAGATTACTTTGGGAAAATGTAGACCTAAAAAGTATTTTCGCCTATTTTTTGCCTGTGTGACTGACTTTCATTCAAAGAAATTgtagttaaaaaaataaaatgaaacaaaacaacctttactttttgtCAGTGTTTGTTTTACATGGCAAGGCGGAACCTTTATAGCATGGGTGTTGTGTTAACCAGGAATTATTTTGATGGCGGAAACGCCTCTGTGTAGCTTGGTGAGTTTGTCTTTGAGTGTTATTTCATTAATAGCACGTATTTTAAAGTTTTGGATAAAGCTACCACAATATTTTATTTCGCGGAGAAGCAATGCTGCAAATGTACTTAAAGAGCCGTTTGACAGTGAACACTGACAGTTTTCTACACTTTGCAAACAAACGTTAGCGAGCTAGCAAGCTAATGGTTAATACTTGCTTATGTTAGTTAACTATAGTTAGTACACTTATCTGGCGTCCTCCAAATTGGTATGATTAACCTCTCAAACGTGCACTGTATTACTGTAATGACACTGGCAAGAAATACCACGTTTTCCCGAAAACAACCCCATTACAGGTCACAAGAAACCCACAGTAGCTGTCAGTGTGGTCAGCAGGCAGAGGGGATGGTGATTACGCGGTGAAGACGGCGTCTGTAACACGGTTTTAACAGATCTGTGTCCAGGCTTCGAGAATTCTTTCGAGGTGAGTGTCCCAGTGCCTGTCGAAGTAACCGTACTGTTACCATGTGTTGACATACATCTAGATCGGAAGAAGCCGACCGGCCACATGCATTACGAGATGTTGTGAAAGTAGTAAAACTCGGTCCTGCTCATAACACGAAACCCTCACCTTCTAGTGTGGCTTGCTGTCTGGTTATTGTGACTATGGAGAGAGAAGCTAGAGATGGCAGTGATCTCCTCGGATGTCTGTGGACCCCGGTGTATATCAGTGGATCACATCTCCTGGCCAAGACCTGGTTTGGGGACACCGCCTACCACATTCTGCTGACCGACCTGCacagtgtgtgggaggagaggatggacagCATAGCTATTCAGGACCGAGCGCAGGTCAGGACAAATGCCTGTGTGACAGCATGACACACACGTGACGTTCTGAAAGTGCTGAAGGCCCAGTGCCATCAACAGCTGTGTTTTCGCCTCGTCTTTCTTCCCCCCAGGAGCTGAACCGGCGCCTGCGCGCCCCAGTGCAGGCCTTCTTCTCCCACCTGTGTAAGGTGGccctgccctgtctgtctggtgagcAGGGcgctggggtggaggaggaggaggtaaagagagcCGAAGTGGCGcacatctctctcacacgccaGGCCGGTGACATCAGCATGAAGCTGAAGAGCGAGCTCGCCGGCCTGCCCTTCTACTGGGAGTTCCGCTGCACCCTCGCCCCCCTGGCATTGGTACGATCCAAAACGTCTCCATAAGCCtacttctctcctttctgttgGTGCTCGTCCTGTGTACACAATCGCCGCGGGGGCCGACAGTGACGTGCGGTGTTGGCGTGTGTGCTGCCAGGTGTGCAGGCAGCTGGTGCGCCCCCTGCTGCTGATGAGCAGGCTACTGCAGTTGCAGGTGGGCCAGCTGGAAGACCTGCTGGTCAGGAAAGACATGGAGATCCAGGATTACAGGGAGAATGGAGCCGTGTtaagcagaggtacacacacacactatacacggTTCCCCTATAGACACACAAATCAAATCACATCTTGATCTGTTCCTGCTCtaattggtgtgtttgtgtgtgtggggtttgggtgtgtgtgtgtgtgtgtgtgggtgggtgggtcagAACGTTTACAGACCGAAGCCTTTGAGGAGCAAAGCTACCGAGAGAGCTTCTTCACACAGGTGAGTTCTTGCTGGCCTGCGCTCCCCAAACCAGAACCAGCCAGgatacagatccccccccccccccccccccccctccgggcCTAGCCTCCACTCCATtgacgtgtgcttgtgtgacagtATAGACAGtgtgtgcagggagagagagggagagaggtctcCTCTGTCACGCTACGCAGCAGGGGTGTTATGCCTGTTTTTACCCTGGTCACCACTCAGTCCCCAAATGTTaaatggttgtggttgctgCGGTAACCACGGTTCTGACCACATGGTAAAATGCCCAGCCCACAGGAATGCCCCTCTGTCAcagaaataagagagagagcgactgaGGAACTACAGTACCCACGCTTCTATGAGCATTGTGCCAGGGTACTACTCTTATTCGGTCAAATGACCCCTGTGAGGGGTGTTTTTTCCCTTCCTGTGGAGCGGTACATGTAAGAGTTCATCCTCAGTGTGTGTTGAGTCAATGTGTGTTAGGAGTCTTTGTTTACTGTATGATGATGTGGAATTTCTCAGCGATGGCTTTTGTTGACCCCAGTCCCtgacctgtgtctgtgtttgggtaTTTGAAAGTGTGTCCTGAGGAATTTGgagttgtgtgcgtgcgtgtgtgtgtggttgtgcgctcgtgtgtgtgtctgcagcagttAGAGGACGTGGCCCCACTACCTTAACCGGCCACTGCCCTTGAAGCCCTGCCCTGGTTGAGCATTCGTCTGTGGGCCAGCCTATGCCCATATAGCTGCCCACTGTGATGGTGTGAGAAGTGCCACTCGCGAGACAGAAGGGGTGGGAGAAAAAGATGGTGGTTTGTAGAAAACTTGTCTGGGATCaaagagctctctctctgtctcccccatcccccctttctcctcactGTGGCAAATTCCACTCCGGTTCGACAGGGCGCCTCGGACCAAAGTCCAAACTGAAATAAAATGTGTCTGGAAAGAATTTCACCTGGAAGTGTCAAGCGAACATCACGTAGACAGACGGCCAAATCCGCCCTCCCACACAAACGGGGGTGAGGGAGAATGCCCGTCTTGGGCTGGCTTAAAGGACAGCAAACCGGGTGTAGGGCAGAGTGAGAGCGCAGTATTTATCTGTGcaggagcgtgtgtgtctgttaatgTTTGCCCCTCGAAGGAAACATTCCCCTGTGTGTCACTCGCTCTGTTTAGATTTCTGTTTCCTTGCTACTCATCTTTCCTTGTGAGTCGCCTTTACTGCCCAGAGCTATAAGGAAGACTCTGAGTCAGTGATTGGTCGGCCATGCTACATCATTCTCCACTCACCTCTGCAAACACGGCCCTACCTTTCGGGGAGCTATGTGGCTCCGTGAAAGATGCCTTTATCTGTGGGTAAATACATCTGAGATGACACAGCTCGCCATCAAAGCAAAGCACGGGGTATTTTGGGTGAATTATTTTCCAGAAAATCAAAGGcttggagaaaggggaggggttccctcaccctctctgtttgTCCCACGTCCCTACCCTTCCGCACTCCTCCTTCCCACCTCGCGCTCTAGCTCCTATCCCCCTCACCGTCGCCACACTGGcgcctctcttctttctctcgctcgctcttctCCCCCATTCAAGCCTCTTTGCGATGGAGGGACGAGATGGAACtgtggtgagaggaggaggtagacatgacagagggagagagagagagagagagagagagagagagagggagagggagagagagagagagggagagagagggagggggagagagagagagagagagagagagtactagAAATCGCTGCTCTTCTCCACCCCCGCTTTCCATGGGAGCCCCTTCGGCCACACGACAGCCCCGCCCCACCGCCAGTCAACATTTACCTGGGGTGGTGGCGGATGTAGAAGTGCCACTGTTACACAGACGCCCACAACCGTAGGCAAAGGAATCCAATGAAAAGCATAATTCGGGGGAACAATTATTCCGTGGCATGTGGGGAAATACACAATTTCATCCGTCCCTCACCGTTTCCCCAACTGCACCCTTGCTTTGGGTGTTGGTGTTGTGGGCTGGGACTGTGACCTGGTCAGGGGAGTGTCTCTGTTTGTGCACAGGGCCCAGGCAGTGACGCATGCCTTTGGTTTTAgagctgagggtgtgtgtgtgaggggcagtGTTTcttcatcgctctctctctcgctctctctcgctctctctcgctctttgtgAGAGTCCGTGTTTTCGGGTGCGTTTGTCTCGTCTGTGCAGCAGTGACGCACGCCTTTGGGGTTTTTCGGTGCTGAAAGGAGAAGACCAGTGTGAGGGAGTGCAGGAGGCGAGGCTGCTTGCCGGGCCTGCGGCCTGGCGGCGCTGTGGGTTTGGCCGCGCTGGGGGGGCTTCTGGGTCGAGGCGGGGCGGGACTTGGAGaactgaggtgggggggggggggttcttcaggtgcaggtggaggagagtcaTCCATCAGAAGCTCTCGCCACCTTCCAGGACGGTGTGAAGGCTCTGTCTGCTGCTGCGCCCTCACCgtgcctgcctccacctccctctgtctgtctgtgccctctctctctctctctctctctctcactttgcccccccccccctcacctctctgtttcttcccattcgcctctttccttccccctctcttcctccgcctCTCCCTGTAAATCATTTACATCCACCCATATAAACAAGAGTGAGAGGCTCTTATCACACAGCCCTGAGGAATTCATTGCCTGTGTGATAAGTAGGTGGGGTCCAGTAAAGCTCGGACAACAGTCTGGCGTCTGTGACGGTGCCAACGTCTCAGCCACCACCAGGCACCGTGGGCACACTGGCAAGGTACGGGCTCTGCCTGAGAGACGGCTCCAGTGTTTGACTTTTTCGATTTAAAAGTACCATGTATTGGGAGAATGAACTTCCTGTGTTTTGAAATAATGCACCAATAATGAGAGAGAACTTTTGATTGGAGCAGACCTGGCCATGGGGGAAACGACACCCCTAAGTGGTCAGGTGACCTCCCTGCTCAGGAAGAGCTGTGGGTGCTGgtggtatctgtgtgtgactaTCCATGGACACTTAAAGATGTGTTTGACAGGGCTACTGTTGATGGCCTGTTGCTTTCTCAGTGTTTTATTGGCAGCAGGTGATAAAGAGCGAACTGGAGCTTGTCACTGGGGTCATTTTGTACTGGGTATAGGCTGCATAACTGCCCCTCCCTTCTgacatgaggtgtgtgtgtgtgtggtggtggtggggggggggaaggggggtcagACAAGCTGGTGcgtgtaggggagggggggggggaggctgctgCACTGGCCTCAGGATGAAATTGAGCCCCAGGCTCCAGGCCTCAGTAATCATCCCTAACTGATAACCATGTCACCCTGGAGGCCCCTTTTTTGGGGCCTGACTGAGCCAGAGGACGAgacgaaagaagaaaaaaaaaaaaggatgggTTTTCGTCATCCTCCCatcgctcctctcccccctctcttcctctccctcctgttctctcctctcctttctctcctctgccgTAGAGTTGCACACAGTTTCCACCGGGCTCTCCCCAGCCCCCGAGCCTGTAATTAGGACCTCTGTGGCCTGGCCCGGCCCGCTCCCTGCGAGCCCGTCAGCTGGGCAGCACCGCCTGGACGGGGCGAGTGTGGTGTCCCGCAAGACATCACAGCGACTCCATCGCACACAGGCAGGACAAGATGgcggggcaggcaggcaggcaaggggATCCAGTACATTTGAACAGAGCACACCGGCCTGTCATCCCTCACACAAATAACTTGTTAGGGGGCTGGAGGTTTTAATGCTTAACCAGGGAAGATGGTGGGAACTTGAGTACAGATGCGTatgttttttctctcccccccatctttcCTAAAAGAGCCTCTTGCCCCGCCTACTTACCCATCTATACCTCTGTCACTCTTCACGGTTACCCATAACCCATTGTCCCTCGGACAAGAAGTGGTGCGTGAGGGGCACAGGCGGTGTTTCCTGTGATgcgcctccccctccacaggagCTGTGGGTGTTACCCTCAGGTgggaggtggggtgaggtgaggatgccctctccctcctgtctcctcccctggcctagcgctgtgtctgggcctgtgtgtgtacccagctGTGGCTGCCCTAATCCCCCTGCAGAGCACACAGTCCTCCACCCCCGCTGTcccaagccccgcccccccccccccccccccccgtgtagCCCCAAAACCCCCCCAACCCTGTGGCTGGCTGTCCTCACACCCATCATCCTCAAGCCTTCTAGAATCCATCAACACCATCTGAATATAAATCCAACAACACGTGTCCATTGCTGGAGATTTGTGTGCATCAGTTTAGGGTCATCTTGACCCTAGAAAACTTCATCCCTACTCTGCCACCTCCCACATATTCCCCAGCATTGATCAAGCCTAGTGTACATGCATGCACGGAGCTGGTCTGGGTGACGGTAGCGGTACCAACGACGGTTGTGTTGCTGCGCTAGGCTAGCTGAGCCCAGCTGAGTGAAGGGGCCCGACAGTAGCAGAGGATCCCAGTGTTTTGCCGATCAGGTTGGGGAGCCAAGGCCCGGGGCCCCTCCAGGAAGTGATGTGTCAGgttcagggggggagggggggacaggggacaggaagtCGAGGTCGACAAAATGGAAGAAGTCAACATGGGCCGGGCTGCCCGTCGCCCCCAGCTACCGAACACTGGCCATAGAGACTTGGTTATCAGGGAAAACACCCACAGCTATAAACGGAGCTGTTTACCAACTAATAATAGGGCAAACGTCGACACACCATGCcatctctcttgccctcttcctctcatcctcccctgcGCCTCCATCTCTCGGTCGCTCTGCGGGTAGAGAGCGGTGCCAGTTTTTATATGGAGATGCCCACCGGCCTGCCAATCCACGGTGGACAGGGTTGAGAGGTGAgcaggtgagagggggtggatTGGTGGGTTTGGCACCCAGGTGAGCTGCCCTGACTGCAgccacctcaccctccctct
It encodes:
- the nhej1 gene encoding non-homologous end-joining factor 1; its protein translation is MEREARDGSDLLGCLWTPVYISGSHLLAKTWFGDTAYHILLTDLHSVWEERMDSIAIQDRAQELNRRLRAPVQAFFSHLCKVALPCLSGEQGAGVEEEEVKRAEVAHISLTRQAGDISMKLKSELAGLPFYWEFRCTLAPLALVCRQLVRPLLLMSRLLQLQVGQLEDLLVRKDMEIQDYRENGAVLSRERLQTEAFEEQSYRESFFTQALPQLRLPQGGFGFDPGLQQLYTAVTTHGNANARKRKLSEQNAQDQGDPSAQSQDPAPRFNPPPEREAGSCEPSLGENPPTGLGAQAGATEPTRPTAPQTGSDMSASSDRPASRPRKKKAVGLFR